In Scatophagus argus isolate fScaArg1 chromosome 14, fScaArg1.pri, whole genome shotgun sequence, the following proteins share a genomic window:
- the LOC124070481 gene encoding RING finger protein 145-like: MAVKDRVEAVLNVGLRVPSIMLLDVLYRWDVSSFFQKIQRSSLSNNPLFQYKYLALYLHYVGYILSLVLLTLPRQHLVKLYLYVLTALLLFAGHQVSRDYVRSELESGYEGPVYLEPLSMNRFTTALIGQLVVCTLCSCVMQTKRIWLFSAHLLPLVARLCLVPLETIVFINKFSMIFTGLEVIYFLATNLLVPYNLAKTAYRELAQVVEVYGLLALGMSLWNQLVLPVLFMCFWLLLFALQIYSYFSTRDQPTSRERLLFLFLTSVAECCSTPYSLLGLVFTVSFIALGVLTLCKFYLQGYRAFMNDNTMHRGMTEGITLLILAVQTGLIELQVIHRAFLLSIILFIVVASILQSMLEIADPIVLALGASRDKSLWKHFRAVSLCLFLLIFPAYMAYMICQFFHMDFWLLIIISSSILTSLQVLGTLLIYVLFMVEEFRKSPVENMDEVIYCVNGTYRLLEFLVAVCVVCYGVSETVFGEWSVMGSTIILVHSYYNVWLRAQLGWQSFLLRRDAVNKIKSLPTASNTQLEQYNDICAICYQDMNSAVITPCSHFFHAGCLKKWLYVQETCPLCHSQLKSQSPPTAVPNQDTPAATQSPAGRDEAAANMRQEDGAETGEQAGDNGPVMTAGITSGLSSAPQCLKSSSSSSSLSSPSSCSPSFPSPLGGTESKNQSPTNHPSSSSFSSSDTLNMLPTPSSSHHSSSHVPAQAEMTPAEPESASQLNPGFLLDSQESCAGPSSQPEKQSSPF, encoded by the exons ATGGCAGTGAAGGACCGTGTAGAGGCGGTGCTCAATGTGGGTCTGCGAGTTCCCAGCATCATGCTGCTGGATGTCCTGTACCGCTGGGACGTCAGCTCCTTCTTCCAGAAGATCCAGCGCTCCAGCCTCTCCAACAACCCCCTGTTTCAGTACAAATACCTGGCACTTTACCTGCACTACGTAG GTTACATTTTGAGCTTGGTGCTCCTGACTCTGCCTCGTCAACACCTGGTTAAACTATACTTGTATGTCCTTACtgccctgctgctgtttgctggtCACCAAGTCTCAAG GGATTATGTCCGCAGTGAACTGGAATCTGGCTATGAAGGACCTGTTTACCTGGAACCTCTTTCCATGAACAGATTCACCACTGCACTTATAG GTCAGCTGGTGGTGTGTACTCTGTGTTCCTGCGTGATGCAGACCAAGAGGATCTGGCTTTTCTCTGCTCACCTTCTCCCTCTAGTGGCCAGACTGTGTTTGGTACCACTGGAGACCATCGTCTTCATCAATAAGTTCTCCATGATCTTCACAGGCCTGGAGGTCATTTACTTTCTGGCTACTAACTTGCTGGTACCATACAATCTGGCCAAGACTGCCTACAGGGAGCTGGCTCAG GTGGTGGAAGTGTACGGGCTGCTAGCTTTGGGAATGTCTCTATGGAACCAGCTGGTCCTCCCAGTTCTCTTCATGTGTTTCTGGCTACTGCTGTTCGCCTTGCAGATCTACTCCTACTTCAGCACCAGAGACCAGCCTACCTCAAGAGAGAggctccttttcctctttcttacCAG TGTTGCAGAATGTTGTAGTACACCGTACTCCCTGCTGGGTCTGGTTTTTACAGTATCCTTCATTGCTCTGGGAGTTCTCACACTCTGCAAGTTCTACCTTCAAGGTTACAGAGCTTTTATGAATGACAACACCATGCACAG GGGGATGACAGAAGGCATCACCCTGCTGATCCTAGCTGTCCAGACGGGCCTCATCGAGCTTCAGGTCATCCACCGAGCCTTCTTGCTTTCCATCATCCTCTTCATTGTTGTTGCTTCCATCCTGCAGTCCATGCTGGAGATAGCTGACCCCATAGTCCTGGCCCTGGGAGCATCCAGAGACAA GAGTTTATGGAAGCACTTCAGAgcagtgtctctgtgtctgttcttGCTGATCTTTCCAGCCTACATGGCATATATGATCTGTCAGTTCTTCCACATGGACTTCTGGCTTCTCATCAtaatctcctcctccatcctcaccTCGCTGCAG GTCCTTGGCACTTTGCTGATCTACGTTCTCTTCATGGTGGAGGAGTTTCGTAAGTCTCCAGTGGAGAACATGGATGAAGTTATCTACTGTGTCAATGGGACCTACAGATTGCTGGAGTTCCTG GTCgcggtgtgtgtggtgtgttatGGCGTGTCAGAGACAGTATTTGGGGAGTGGAGTGTGATGGGCAGCACCATCATCCTGGTCCATTCGTACTACAACGTCTGGCTCCGAGCTCAGCTGGGCTGGCAGAGCTTCCTGCTCAGGAGAGATGCTGTAAACAAGATCAAAAGCCTCCCTACAGCGAGCAACACGCAGCTCGAACAGTACAACGACATCTGTGCTATCTGCTACCAG GACATGAATAGTGCGGTGATCACTCCATGCAGTCATTTCTTCCACGCTGGTTGTCTGAAGAAATGGCTTTATGTCCAGGAGACATGTCCCCTCTGTCACTCTCAACTCAAGAGCCAATCACCACCCACTGCTGTCCCCAACCAAGACACCCCTGCAGCCACCCAGAGCCCTGCAGGACGGGACGAAGCCGCAGCCAACATGAGACAGGAAGATGGCGCGGAAACAGGAGAGCAGGCTGGAGATAACGGACCTGTCATGACAGCTGGAATAACCTCTGGTTTATCTTCAGCTCCCCAATGCCTGaagtcttcatcatcatcatcatccttatcatcaccatcatcatgtTCACCTTCTTTTCCTTCCCCACTTGGTGGGACTGAGTCTAAGAACCAGTCACCCACAAATCATCCCTCGTcatcttccttctcttcctctgacacATTGAACATGCTCCCCACCCCCTCCAGCTCTCATCATTCATCCTCTCATGTGCCAGCACAGGCAGAGATGACCCCTGCTGAACCTGAGTCTGCCTCTCAGCTAAACCCAGGCTTTCTGCTGGACAGCCAGGAGTCATGTGCTGGTCCATCATCACAACCCGAGAAACAAAGTTCCCCCTTCTGA
- the ublcp1 gene encoding ubiquitin-like domain-containing CTD phosphatase 1 has protein sequence MSVSVIIKWGGQEYSISSLSEEDTVMDLKQSIKTLTGVLPERQKLLGLKVKGKPAEDEVKLGSLKLKPNTKIMMMGTREESLEEVLAPPPENDDVVNDFDIEEEVIEVENREENLAKIARRVKDYKVEELNPPREGKRLLVLDVDYTLFDHKSCAETGHELMRPYLHEFLTSAYEDYDIVIWSATSMKWIDAKMKELGVTENPNYKITFMLDSAAMITVHTPKRGVVEVKPLGVIWGKYGEFYNRKNTIMFDDIGRNFLMNPQNGLKIRPFMKAHLNREKDRELYKLAQYLKEIAKLDDFSGLNHKHWERYLSKRQHH, from the exons ATGTCGGTATCAGTGATCATAAAGTGGGGAGGTCAAGAGTACTCCATCAGTTCTCTGTCTGAGGAGGACACAGTGATGGACCTGAAACAGTCCATTAAGACCTTGACTGGGGTGCtgccagaaagacagaaactaCTGGGACTCAAGGTCAAAG GTAAACCTGCAGAGGATGAGGTGAAGCTGGGCTCTCTGAAGCTGAAGCCTAACACAAAGATCATGATGATGGGTACCAGAGAGGAGAGCCTG gAAGAGGTTTTAGCCCCACCCCCGGAGAATGATGATGTGGTCAATGATTTTGACATTGAGGAGGAGGTCATTGAAGTGGAGAACAG AGAGGAAAACTTGGCTAAAATAGCCCGCAGAGTGAAAGACTACAAAGTGGAGGAGCTGAACCCTcccagagaaggaaagagactTCTGGTACTGGATGTGGACTACACACTGTTTG ATCACAAGTCGTGTGCAGAAACAGGTCACGAGCTGATGAGACCGTACCTTCACGAGTTTCTGACATCAGCCTACGAGGACTACGACATTGTCATCTGGT ctgCTACAAGTATGAAGTGGATTGATGCCAAAATGAAA gAGCTGGGGGTGACAGAAAACCCGAATTACAAGATTACGTTCATGTTGGACAGTGCAGCGATGATCACAGTACACACTCCTAAGAGAGGAGTTGTGGAG GTGAAGCCCCTCGGCGTGATATGGGGGAAGTACGGGGAATTTTACAACAGGAAGAACACCATAATGTTTGACGACATCGGACGAAATTTCCTCATGAACCCACAAAACGGACTTAAG atCCGACCCTTCATGAAGGCCCATCTTAACAGGGAGAAGGACAGGGAGCTGTATAAACTGGCCCAGTACCTCAAAGAAATCGCCAAGCTTGATGACTTCAGTGGACTCAACCACAAACACTGGGAGAG GTACCTATCTAAGAGGCAACACCACTGA